The following proteins are co-located in the Rattus norvegicus strain BN/NHsdMcwi chromosome X, GRCr8, whole genome shotgun sequence genome:
- the Agtr2 gene encoding type-2 angiotensin II receptor isoform X1, whose amino-acid sequence MKDNFSFAATSRNITSSLPFDNLNATGTNESAFNCSHKPADKHLEAIPVLYYMIFVIGFAVNIVVVSLFCCQKGPKKVSSIYIFNLAVADLLLLATLPLWATYYSYRYDWLFGPVMCKVFGSFLTLNMFASIFFITCMSVDRYQSVIYPFLSQRRNPWQASYVVPLVWCMACLSSLPTFYFRDVRTIEYLGVNACIMAFPPEKYAQWSAGIALMKNILGFIIPLIFIATCYFGIRKHLLKTNSYGKNRITRDQVLKMAAAVVLAFIICWLPFHVLTFLDALTWMGIINSCEVIAVIDLALPFAILLGFTNSCVNPFLYCFVGNRFQQKLRSVFRVPITWLQGKRETMSCRKSSSLREMDTFVS is encoded by the coding sequence ATGAAGGACAACTTCAGTTTTGCTGCCACCAGCAGAAACATCACCAGCAGTCTTCCTTTTGATAATCTCAACGCAACTGGCACCAATGAGTCCGCATTTAACTGCTCACACAAACCGGCAGATAAGCATTTGGAAGCAATTCCTGTTCTCTACTACAtgatttttgtgattggtttTGCTGTTAACATTGTTGTGGTCTCACTGTTTTGTTGTCAAAAGGGCCCTAAAAAGGTGTCCAGCATTTACATCTTCAATCTGGCTGTGGCTGACTTACTCCTTTTGGCAACCCTTCCTCTCTGGGCAACCTATTACTCTTATAGATATGACTGGCTCTTTGGACCTGTGATGTGCAAAGTGTTTGGTTCTTTTCTGACCCTGAACATGTTtgcaagcattttttttattacgTGCATGAGTGTTGATAGGTACCAATCGGTTATCTACCCTTTTCTGTCTCAGAGAAGGAATCCCTGGCAAGCATCTTATGTAGTTCCCCTTGTTTGGTGTATGGCTTGTCTGTCCTCATTGCCAACATTTTATTTCCGAGATGTCAGAACCATTGAATACTTAGGTGTGAATGCTTGTATTATGGCTTTCCCACCTGAGAAATATGCTCAGTGGTCTGCTGGGATTGCCTTAATGAAAAATATTCTTGGCTTTATCATTCCTTTAATATTCATAGCAACGTGTTACTTTGGAATCAGAAAACATCTGCTGAAGACCAATAGCTATGGGAAGAACAGAATTACCCGTGACCAAGTCTTGAAGATGGCAGCTGCTGTTGTGTTGGCATTCATCATTTGCTGGCTTCCCTTCCATGTTCTGACCTTCTTGGATGCTCTGACCTGGATGGGTATCATTAATAGCTGTGAAGTTATAGCAGTCATTGACCTGGCACTTCCTTTTGCCATCCTCCTGGGATTCACCAACAGCTGTGTTAATCCCTTCCTGTATTGTTTCGTTGGAAACCGCTTCCAACAGAAGCTCCGTAGTGTGTTTAGAGTTCCCATTACTTGGCTCCAAGGCAAGAGAGAGACTATGTCTTGCCGAAAAAGCAGTTCTCTTAGAGAAATGGACACCTTTGTGTCTTAA